The DNA sequence GCAAGAATCAACGAATGGTCTGTATTGTATACATCATTTAATGTTCGTAGTGCAATTTGGATGGTATGAACCTTATTGTCCTTTAGTACAATTAACGGCCAGAGGAAATCATTCCATTGATGAAAGAACGTAACAATGCCCAACAAGGCTAGTGCTGGTTTTATTACCGGAAGAATGATGCTAGCATAGATTCGAAAGTTTCCGCACCCATCGATTCTCGCAGATTCGATAATTTCATCAGGTATCGTTTGTATGATATATTGTCTCATCCAAAACACACCAAAGGCACTGATTAAATTAGGGATAATCACTGCTTTCAATGAATCCACCCAATTGAAACTACTAACAATCATAAACAACGGTATAATCCCCAGTTGAGGAGGAACCGCAAGTGTAAGCAAAAGTAATAGAAAGAGAAAGTTTTTTCCTTCAAACTTCAACTTAGCAAAAGCAAAGCCCGCCAAGGAACAAAAAAATAACACTCCTATAGTTACAGTACTAGCGATAATGATTGTATTAAACATAGATCCAAAGAAATCAATACGCTCAAATACTCGTTGTGCATTTTCAATAAAGTTGCGGCCTGGAATAACAGCTGGAGGAAATTTATTAACTTCTGATGTTGTATTTGATGCGATAACAAACATCCAATAAAATGGAAAAACAGATATCACAGTTGTAGCAAAAAGAAATAGATATATTAGTAGTTGCGGTATCTTTTTTTGACCAACTTCTTTCATATTTGAAACCTCCTTCTAATGGGCTGATTTTATCTTTTTAGTGATCCAGTAGTTTAAAATCGTAAACAAAATAATGATTAAGAACAAAACCCATGCTATTGCAGCTGCATATCCAAAAGAGAATCTTTGAAAGGCTTCCTGGAATAAGTAAAGCACCATTGTCAGTCCCTGGTTTTGGCCTCCGGTACCAAAAAGCAATGGCTCAGTAAAAACTTGAAGCCCGTTGATTGTTGATAACATGACCGTAAATATAATGATTGGCCTTACAGACGGAATCGTAATATAAAAAAACTGTTGCACTTTACTAGCACCATCTATCGTTGCAGCTTCATATAAATCTTTTGAAATCCCTTGTAACGCAGCTAAATAAATGACCGTGTTATACCCAACCCAACGCCACATAATCATAGAAGAAATAGCTATATGTGTCCCAACATAAGAGCCACTCCAATGAATTGGATCGAGACCAAGGAAACCAAGGACAAAGTTTATAATTCCGTAATGAGTTCCGAATATAGCCGAAAAAACTATGGCTACAGCAACGATTGAAGTGATGTTAGGCATAAATATAGCAAGCCTAAAAAACGCTTTTCCTTTTAAAAATGCTTGGTTAATGATAAACGCTAACACCAAAGCCATAAACAATTGCGGAATCGTAGAAAGTGCCCAAATGCTAAATGTATTCCCTACTGATTTCCAAAAAAGAGGGTCATCTGTAAAAATTGCAATATAGTTTTGAAACCCTATAAATTCTTTCTCCCCAAGAATACTCCATCTATGAAACGATAAATATCCTGAAAATAAGATTGGAAACACTCCAAATACAGCAAACAACATAAAAAAAGGAGATACATACAAATAACCCGAAATTCGATCTTTTATCTTTTGATTGTGCTTTCTTTTTCCCTTTGCTTTACCTGTGTGCTGCTGTAATTCAGTTTGCAAATTATTCGCCCCCCTAACTCCTTGATATCTATTTTTATCAATGATTTCTTAGCAATTGGATTTAGTTAAAAGCCTGCCACGAATTGATTTAACGTAGCAGGCAAAAAGAGGTATCCTTTGTCACTATCGATTCACTTGACGTTTTACTTCCGCTACCGCTGTTTCCCACGCTTCTTCTGGAGTTGCTTGACCATCGGCGATTGATATTAGGGCTTCTTCTACGATTTGATTAATTGGTGCCGTATGAGGCGCACGATATACATAATCTACAAGCAATGCACTTTCTGAGAAAATCGCTCCTAAGTCTTCTCGATTGAAGAATTCATCAGATAAGTTTTGCACTGCATCCGATTGATAGACGGATGGAGCAGATGGAAAGTTTCCATTACTTTCAAAGATTCTTAGTTGGTTTTCTGGTGACATTAACCACGTAATAAACTCATAGGCTTCCTTTGCATTCTCACTTTGGTCAGGAACTGTTAAGAACGAGCCCCCCCAGTTACCAGCACCTTCAGGAATTAAGGCAATGTTCCACAGACCACTTGTATCAGGAGCATCATTCTTAATATTTTGTAACATCCAAGGCGGTAAGAATACTGTCGCATAATCTCCATTAGCAAGGGCTGCTCCCCACTCGGTATCGACTCGTTGTATGTTCGCATGAATGTCTTGAGCTTTTACCGCATAATCCCATGCCTTCTTAATTTGTTCACTCTCTTCAATAATTAACGTGTTATCGTTTTCAAAATACTGCTTTTCCCCTTGTTCTCGGATAACTTGAAAAAGGTCAATAATATGGTTAAACATGGATGCGCCTGTCGTTTCTTTCACCTTTTTACCTGCTTCAAGGTAGCTATCCCACGTATTTAGTGCGGCCGACACTTCATCTGGGTTGGTAGGTAACCCTGCTTCTTCGAAAATATCAACTCGGTATGCCATTGCCATCGGACCAACGTCTGTTGGAATTCCAATTAAAAATGACTCATCTGCATTTGAAGCTTGACGCCATTTCCACTCTAAGTAATCTCCTTTTAAATCCGCTGCGCCAAAATCTAAAAGATTGGTAAAGTGTTGGCTATGTTCTTTCATTCTTTCTAAATAACCTTCGTCAACAGCAGCGATATCAGGTGCCCCTGAACCAGCGGCTAAACTCGTAATAAGATTTTGGTGATTATCATGGTACTCCGCTTCTTGAATTGTGATTTTAATATTTGGATGTTGTTCCTCATACTCTTTTGCTAACTCAGAAAAGCCCATTCCAGGCCATAACCACATTGTCAACTCTACATCCTCACCTGTTGTTTCCTTGTTCTCTTGACTTTCGTTCTTTTTGTTTTCTTGTGGGCTACTGTTGTTTTCTGTTGACGAGCAAGCAATTAACCCACTAATGACTACTGCAATGAACATCATCAGAAACATACTCTTTACTGCCTTTTTCATTTCATCGCTCCCTTTCTTATATTTTTTCTGTATCTTTCCCCCAAAAGATAACACCGTTAAAAATGAGTGTAAACGCTTTAAAAATCTATCGTCTTGTCATAAAACAACAAAAAACGACAAACTCATGGAAATTTGTCGTTTCTATTAAACACTTGATGTTATTGGTTTTTTTCATGTTACATTATTTCCTACATATTCGCTTAACAAAAGAAAAGTAACACCCGTACAATAAAAATACAATACATTTTTCAAAACATATTTACACCTTTTTTCAGTCAATTAACCGTTAATTATTTCTCCCCCATTTAGGTGGAGCATTTGACCGGTCATGTAGGAGGAGTCATCACAAGCTAGATAAACATAGGCAGCCGCTAATTCTTCTGGCTGTCCAGCTCTCTTCATCGGGGTACTTGTACCGAATTTTTCTACTGTTTTCGCGTCAAATGTTGAAGGAATTAACGGCGTCCAAATAGGACCTGGAGCAACCCCATTCACACGAATTCCTTTATCAACTAACGACAGCGCCAAAGAACGAGTAAATGTAGTAACGGCTCCTTTCGTTGATGAATAATCCAATAATTCTTTATGACCCTTATAAGCTGTAATTGACGATGTGTTTATGATTGTGCACCCTTGCGTGAAGTGAGGCAACACTGCTTTTGTTAAATAAAACATTGAAAAAATATTCGTTCTAAATGTGTTTTCTAATTGTTCTGCTGTAATATCTTCTATTTTCTTTTGTGGATGTTGTTCAGCTGCATTGTTTACGAGTACATCTATTTTTGAAAAAGCTGATACCACATTTTCTACGGCTTGTTGACAAAATGATTCATCACCAATGTCTCCTTTTACAAGTAAACATTGCACACCTTCTTCTTCCACTTGTTTCTTCGTTTCTTCTGCATCTGATTGTTCACTTAAATAACTAATTGCCACGTTCGCTCCTTCTTTAGCAAAGGCAATGGCAACAGCCCTTCCAATTCCACTATCTCCACCTGTAATCAAAGCAACTTTTCCGTTTAGCTTTCCACTACCTTTATAATCTTGGTCTTCTGCTATTGGTTTTGGATTCATGTCAGACTCAATTCCAGGCTGCTGGTTTTGGTGTTGTGCTGGTTGTCCAGCTGGATAATTTATTTCCTTAGACATTGTACCCCTCCTATGTAGTTCTAGCTTTACTGTTTACTTTTCTTAAATCAATTATTCTTAAAGTAGAGAAGAGGGTTAACTACATTTAGCTAAAAAAGTGACCAAAAAAGCCGCTGCTATAAGCAACGACTTCTTTAAGTCTTATCATTTTAGAACTTCGTTTGGTATGCGTCAACTTCCCAACCGTGAACAGTTGTACGGAAGCTATCCCATTCTTTACGTTTTAATGCAACGTACTCACCAAATACGTGCTCACCAAGAGTTTCTTTACCGATACGTCCTTCTTCAAATTCAGCAATCGCAGCTGCTAAGCTATCTGGAAGATTTTCAATACCGCGCTCTTGTAATTCCGCAGCATCCATGCTGAAGATATCATCGATTACTTCAACTGGAGGCGTTAATTCCTTGTTTACTCCATCAAGACCAGCTGCTGCAATGATTCCATATGCTAAATAAGGGTTTGCAGATGGGTCTGGACAACGAATTTCAACTCGAGTTCCTGCTCCACGAGTAGCTGGAATACGAATTAATGCTGAACGGTTAGATGCAGACCATGCAATATAACAAGGTGCTTCATAACCAGGCACTAAACGCTTATAAGAGTTTACTAGTGGGTTCGTTACTGCAACAAAGCTCTTTACGTTATCAATTAAACCAGCGATGAACTGGTATGCTTTTTGAGATAATTGTCTTTCATCACTTGGATCA is a window from the Bacillus alkalicellulosilyticus genome containing:
- a CDS encoding extracellular solute-binding protein, with the translated sequence MKKAVKSMFLMMFIAVVISGLIACSSTENNSSPQENKKNESQENKETTGEDVELTMWLWPGMGFSELAKEYEEQHPNIKITIQEAEYHDNHQNLITSLAAGSGAPDIAAVDEGYLERMKEHSQHFTNLLDFGAADLKGDYLEWKWRQASNADESFLIGIPTDVGPMAMAYRVDIFEEAGLPTNPDEVSAALNTWDSYLEAGKKVKETTGASMFNHIIDLFQVIREQGEKQYFENDNTLIIEESEQIKKAWDYAVKAQDIHANIQRVDTEWGAALANGDYATVFLPPWMLQNIKNDAPDTSGLWNIALIPEGAGNWGGSFLTVPDQSENAKEAYEFITWLMSPENQLRIFESNGNFPSAPSVYQSDAVQNLSDEFFNREDLGAIFSESALLVDYVYRAPHTAPINQIVEEALISIADGQATPEEAWETAVAEVKRQVNR
- a CDS encoding SDR family oxidoreductase; this translates as MSKEINYPAGQPAQHQNQQPGIESDMNPKPIAEDQDYKGSGKLNGKVALITGGDSGIGRAVAIAFAKEGANVAISYLSEQSDAEETKKQVEEEGVQCLLVKGDIGDESFCQQAVENVVSAFSKIDVLVNNAAEQHPQKKIEDITAEQLENTFRTNIFSMFYLTKAVLPHFTQGCTIINTSSITAYKGHKELLDYSSTKGAVTTFTRSLALSLVDKGIRVNGVAPGPIWTPLIPSTFDAKTVEKFGTSTPMKRAGQPEELAAAYVYLACDDSSYMTGQMLHLNGGEIING
- a CDS encoding carbohydrate ABC transporter permease codes for the protein MQTELQQHTGKAKGKRKHNQKIKDRISGYLYVSPFFMLFAVFGVFPILFSGYLSFHRWSILGEKEFIGFQNYIAIFTDDPLFWKSVGNTFSIWALSTIPQLFMALVLAFIINQAFLKGKAFFRLAIFMPNITSIVAVAIVFSAIFGTHYGIINFVLGFLGLDPIHWSGSYVGTHIAISSMIMWRWVGYNTVIYLAALQGISKDLYEAATIDGASKVQQFFYITIPSVRPIIIFTVMLSTINGLQVFTEPLLFGTGGQNQGLTMVLYLFQEAFQRFSFGYAAAIAWVLFLIIILFTILNYWITKKIKSAH
- a CDS encoding carbohydrate ABC transporter permease translates to MKEVGQKKIPQLLIYLFLFATTVISVFPFYWMFVIASNTTSEVNKFPPAVIPGRNFIENAQRVFERIDFFGSMFNTIIIASTVTIGVLFFCSLAGFAFAKLKFEGKNFLFLLLLLTLAVPPQLGIIPLFMIVSSFNWVDSLKAVIIPNLISAFGVFWMRQYIIQTIPDEIIESARIDGCGNFRIYASIILPVIKPALALLGIVTFFHQWNDFLWPLIVLKDNKVHTIQIALRTLNDVYNTDHSLILAGVFLATIPILIMFILFSKHFIAGLTEGAVKN